A part of Chitinophagales bacterium genomic DNA contains:
- the hemC gene encoding hydroxymethylbilane synthase: MKSKSLRIGTRDSLLAIWQAEKVQNLLKASGINSELVFIKSYGDQVQDKALHQLGGTGVFTKALDDALLDNQIDIAVHSCKDVPTLPAPGIHIGAYLEREDHRDVLVCKSAAALDESKTHQIATGSLRRKAQWLQHFPKDQVHNLRGNVQTRLQKLKDNNWFGAVFAWAGLKRLNIRPDHYIMLDWMLSAPAQGIVVAACREKDTETKEKISAIDNKESRIQATAERKFLNLMEGGCTAPIGAYAEISGDLMKLKVQVNSIDGQEFVKLDVEGSKNEPELLAEKAYKAAKAEGAVEIVRHIKL, encoded by the coding sequence ATGAAAAGCAAAAGCTTAAGGATTGGCACAAGAGACAGCTTGCTCGCCATTTGGCAGGCTGAAAAAGTACAGAATTTACTCAAAGCAAGTGGCATAAATTCCGAGCTTGTTTTTATCAAATCCTATGGTGACCAGGTACAGGATAAAGCCCTGCATCAACTGGGGGGCACAGGTGTTTTTACCAAAGCCCTGGACGATGCACTGCTCGACAATCAAATTGATATAGCAGTACATTCCTGTAAGGATGTTCCCACACTTCCCGCCCCTGGCATTCATATTGGTGCCTATTTAGAAAGGGAAGACCATCGCGATGTTTTGGTTTGTAAATCAGCTGCTGCACTTGACGAATCAAAAACACATCAAATTGCCACCGGAAGCTTGAGGCGCAAAGCCCAATGGCTGCAACACTTCCCAAAAGATCAGGTGCACAATCTGCGAGGAAATGTTCAAACCCGGCTCCAAAAATTAAAAGACAACAACTGGTTCGGGGCCGTATTTGCCTGGGCTGGTTTGAAGCGATTGAATATACGCCCGGATCATTATATTATGCTCGACTGGATGCTTTCAGCACCCGCACAGGGCATAGTAGTTGCTGCCTGTCGGGAAAAAGATACCGAAACAAAGGAAAAAATCAGTGCTATTGACAACAAAGAAAGTCGCATACAGGCTACTGCAGAGCGCAAATTCCTCAACCTGATGGAAGGTGGATGTACTGCACCTATTGGAGCTTATGCCGAAATTTCAGGTGATTTGATGAAGCTTAAGGTGCAAGTCAACTCTATTGACGGACAGGAATTTGTGAAACTTGATGTAGAAGGAAGCAAAAATGAGCCTGAGTTGCTGGCCGAAAAAGCTTATAAAGCGGCTAAAGCCGAAGGTGCTGTAGAAATCGTGAGGCACATAAAACTCTAA
- the hemF gene encoding oxygen-dependent coproporphyrinogen oxidase, translating to MNGTREKFTRFIHALQDEICAGLEAEDTKAKFMEDSWERPGGGGGKTRVISGGEVFEKGGVNTSIVHGDLPEAMQKAFKVEAGKFFACGISLVIHPVNPFVPTTHANYRYFELYDEKGNEIDSWFGGGADLTPYYLVNEDAIHFHKTLKKACDTIDDNYYPQFKKDCDKYFWNAHRNEARGVGGIFYDYLRADEKLDKAHYFNFSKAAGNAFLPAYLPLVQKHKDFAYTDANKEWQEIRRGRYVEFNLIHDRGTLFGLKTNGRIESILMSLPPVVRWEYQHKPAQGSPEFLLEERLKNPVDWV from the coding sequence ATGAATGGTACCAGGGAAAAATTTACCAGGTTTATTCATGCTTTGCAGGACGAAATATGTGCCGGACTGGAAGCCGAAGACACCAAAGCCAAATTTATGGAAGACAGCTGGGAGCGACCTGGTGGTGGGGGCGGTAAAACCCGTGTGATCAGCGGGGGAGAGGTTTTTGAGAAAGGCGGTGTAAATACATCCATTGTGCATGGTGATTTGCCGGAGGCCATGCAAAAAGCATTTAAGGTAGAAGCAGGCAAATTTTTCGCCTGTGGTATTTCATTGGTCATTCACCCGGTAAATCCTTTTGTGCCTACAACACATGCCAATTACCGCTATTTTGAATTGTATGATGAAAAAGGGAATGAAATCGATTCCTGGTTTGGTGGTGGTGCGGATTTAACGCCTTATTATTTGGTCAATGAAGATGCCATACATTTTCACAAAACCCTGAAAAAGGCCTGTGATACAATAGACGATAATTATTACCCGCAGTTCAAAAAAGATTGCGATAAATATTTCTGGAATGCGCATAGAAATGAGGCCCGTGGCGTGGGCGGCATTTTTTACGATTACCTGAGAGCAGATGAAAAATTGGACAAGGCTCATTATTTTAATTTTTCAAAAGCGGCAGGAAATGCCTTTTTGCCCGCCTATTTGCCTTTGGTGCAAAAGCATAAGGATTTTGCTTATACCGATGCAAATAAGGAGTGGCAGGAAATCCGCAGGGGACGCTATGTAGAGTTTAATTTAATTCACGATCGCGGTACATTGTTTGGCCTGAAAACCAATGGGCGGATTGAGTCAATTTTGATGAGCCTGCCGCCCGTGGTGCGCTGGGAATACCAGCATAAGCCAGCCCAGGGCAGTCCCGAGTTTTTACTGGAAGAAAGATTGAAAAATCCCGTAGATTGGGTATAA
- the hemE gene encoding uroporphyrinogen decarboxylase: MYTNDLMLRALKGEKLQRPPVWMMRQAGRYLPDYMKLKEKHSFFERIENPELATEITVMPVDQIGVDAAILFSDILVVPQALGMEVQMISGKGPVLPNPVSSISQAQTLPKPDVEEKLHYVMDAIKLTVKTLDKKVPLIGFVGSPWTLFCYMVEGHGSKDFSKAKAFCYQHPSAAKKLLQSITGVCIDFLNAQIKAGVAVVQIFDSWGGLLGPEDYKTYSLPYIDQIVKGVKGAPSIVFAKGCWFALKELAATGTDGLGLDWTINPKWARAQVGDNITLQGNFDPSKLLGQSKDIQKECMLMIDNFGTQNYIANLGHGILPDVPVHNAKAFVDSVKNYQV, from the coding sequence ATGTACACAAATGACTTAATGCTACGCGCTTTAAAAGGAGAAAAATTACAAAGGCCACCCGTCTGGATGATGCGCCAGGCAGGGCGCTACCTTCCTGATTACATGAAACTTAAAGAGAAACACTCTTTTTTTGAGCGAATTGAAAATCCGGAATTGGCTACTGAAATCACCGTAATGCCGGTTGATCAAATTGGAGTAGATGCTGCAATTTTGTTTTCTGATATTTTGGTAGTGCCACAAGCACTTGGAATGGAAGTTCAGATGATAAGTGGAAAAGGGCCTGTTCTGCCCAATCCTGTGAGCAGTATTTCACAGGCGCAGACCTTGCCAAAACCAGATGTGGAAGAGAAGCTACATTATGTGATGGACGCTATTAAACTCACTGTAAAAACACTGGATAAAAAAGTGCCGCTTATAGGCTTTGTTGGCTCGCCCTGGACTTTGTTTTGCTATATGGTAGAAGGGCACGGTTCAAAGGATTTCAGCAAGGCAAAAGCCTTTTGTTACCAGCACCCTTCAGCTGCTAAAAAACTATTGCAAAGCATTACAGGTGTGTGCATCGATTTTCTGAACGCCCAAATCAAAGCAGGAGTTGCTGTTGTGCAAATTTTTGATTCCTGGGGTGGTTTGCTCGGCCCTGAAGATTACAAAACTTATTCGCTGCCCTATATTGATCAAATAGTAAAAGGCGTAAAAGGTGCGCCAAGTATAGTTTTTGCCAAAGGCTGCTGGTTTGCACTAAAAGAACTGGCTGCTACAGGTACAGATGGCCTCGGCCTGGATTGGACAATCAACCCGAAATGGGCAAGAGCACAAGTGGGCGATAATATTACCTTGCAGGGCAATTTTGACCCGAGTAAATTGCTCGGACAAAGCAAAGACATACAAAAGGAATGTATGTTGATGATTGATAATTTCGGCACTCAAAATTATATTGCCAATCTCGGGCATGGCATATTGCCGGATGTTCCTGTTCACAATGCAAAGGCATTTGTCGATAGTGTAAAAAATTACCAGGTCTGA
- a CDS encoding T9SS type A sorting domain-containing protein, translating into MKKLNKSLPYLMVILTITLYGKFSFAQPIEVWPGDANNDGIVNHLDLLNVGRGFGKQGYARDSASILWQQQFVFGWNDTLPDGLNLGYSDCSGNGIVNIEDFAGIENNYGLVNSNFTGLNYLQGSSGNPQLEINTNGSTWLQGDTVSVTIILNQSTDDSIYGVAFTFDYDTSLVKQSSVTAMPHPQFGGGGRQPVHVQMNYPDSGYIEFAVSRTNNKNAGGTIAVGIISFVIEDNIIGKSFLDVANALNIQKIKMLNYTMQEIPARGDTANTKISTVVLEKHLASQFSIYPIPASDRLFIDNHGKHKVEQIELFDIKGMTMTKWSGETAQIIMLNVSSLKPGIYLMRITTDKGLLQRKILIK; encoded by the coding sequence ATGAAAAAGCTGAACAAGTCATTGCCCTACCTTATGGTTATTCTTACAATAACCCTGTATGGCAAGTTTTCTTTTGCGCAGCCTATTGAAGTCTGGCCTGGTGATGCCAATAATGACGGCATTGTCAATCACCTGGATTTACTCAATGTAGGAAGAGGATTTGGCAAACAGGGATATGCGCGTGATTCGGCTTCCATTCTTTGGCAGCAGCAGTTTGTTTTTGGCTGGAATGATACCTTGCCCGATGGATTAAATTTGGGATATTCTGATTGTAGCGGCAACGGAATTGTTAACATTGAAGATTTTGCAGGAATAGAAAATAATTACGGCCTGGTCAACAGCAATTTCACCGGTTTGAATTACCTACAGGGCAGCTCCGGCAATCCACAACTTGAAATAAATACAAACGGCAGTACATGGCTCCAGGGCGATACCGTTTCTGTAACAATCATTCTCAATCAGAGCACTGATGATTCAATCTATGGTGTAGCTTTTACTTTTGATTATGATACCTCCCTGGTTAAACAATCAAGTGTAACTGCCATGCCTCATCCTCAGTTTGGAGGAGGTGGAAGGCAGCCGGTGCATGTACAAATGAATTATCCAGACAGCGGATACATTGAGTTTGCTGTTTCAAGAACCAATAACAAAAATGCGGGCGGAACCATAGCAGTCGGCATAATTTCATTTGTGATTGAGGACAATATCATCGGCAAATCTTTTTTAGATGTTGCAAATGCTCTAAATATTCAGAAAATAAAAATGCTTAATTATACAATGCAGGAAATTCCTGCGAGAGGAGACACGGCCAATACAAAGATATCAACTGTTGTACTTGAAAAACACCTCGCTTCCCAATTTAGTATCTATCCTATTCCTGCAAGCGACAGGTTGTTTATTGACAATCACGGCAAGCACAAAGTAGAGCAAATAGAATTGTTTGATATAAAAGGAATGACAATGACAAAATGGAGTGGTGAAACTGCTCAAATCATTATGTTGAATGTTTCCAGCCTGAAACCTGGAATTTATTTGATGAGAATAACAACTGATAAAGGCCTGTTGCAAAGGAAAATTTTAATAAAATAA
- a CDS encoding uroporphyrinogen-III synthase: MAAQKPVILFTREISKAQVRQLENAVWKVLIVPFINCTFLSDKTELQKYFEENKSTEAVIFTSKNAVNAIISAGLINYLSQKKIFAVGDKTAGLLKAEGLNVLQPPEQNSVSLAQFIINEYAEIQQLSYFCGNIRRKELPEILKKHGKLLDEKVVYKTELLKKKIEQHFNHIVFYSPSAVKAYFANNKIEKDKKAISVGNTTSSEIKKYYSGEIIQAAQPNTESIIEMLLKIQ; the protein is encoded by the coding sequence ATGGCTGCACAGAAACCCGTCATATTGTTTACCCGGGAAATTTCTAAAGCACAGGTCAGGCAACTCGAAAATGCAGTGTGGAAAGTGCTGATTGTACCTTTTATCAATTGTACATTTCTTTCTGACAAAACCGAATTGCAAAAATATTTTGAAGAAAATAAAAGTACTGAGGCTGTTATATTTACCAGTAAAAATGCTGTGAACGCCATTATTTCTGCTGGATTGATTAATTATTTGTCGCAGAAAAAAATATTTGCCGTAGGGGATAAAACAGCCGGATTATTAAAAGCAGAAGGGCTCAATGTACTTCAGCCCCCGGAGCAAAATTCAGTGAGTCTGGCACAGTTTATTATAAATGAATATGCTGAAATTCAACAACTTAGTTATTTTTGTGGAAATATCAGGAGAAAGGAATTGCCGGAAATATTAAAAAAGCATGGCAAATTGCTTGATGAGAAAGTTGTTTACAAGACAGAATTGCTGAAAAAGAAAATTGAGCAGCACTTTAATCATATTGTTTTCTATAGTCCAAGTGCAGTAAAAGCTTATTTTGCAAATAATAAAATTGAAAAGGATAAAAAAGCAATTTCTGTAGGCAATACGACTTCTTCAGAAATCAAGAAATATTATTCAGGAGAAATTATTCAGGCAGCACAACCCAATACCGAATCAATAATAGAAATGCTACTGAAAATTCAATAA
- a CDS encoding type II toxin-antitoxin system RelE/ParE family toxin translates to MNYSVLTAHKFKKQFKKLLKKFPSLKHELQNLINQLKSDPFTGTELGNHCYKIRLGISSKGAGKSGGARVITYVYVEETKVYLLCIYDKSERDSISIKEIKKIIKQL, encoded by the coding sequence ATGAATTATAGTGTATTAACCGCACATAAATTTAAAAAGCAATTCAAAAAACTGCTTAAGAAATTTCCATCCTTGAAGCATGAACTTCAAAACCTAATAAACCAATTGAAGTCAGATCCATTCACAGGTACAGAATTAGGAAATCATTGCTATAAAATAAGGCTTGGAATTTCTTCAAAAGGTGCTGGTAAATCAGGAGGAGCAAGAGTAATCACCTATGTGTATGTAGAAGAAACCAAAGTTTACTTGCTTTGTATTTATGATAAATCAGAAAGAGACTCTATCAGTATAAAGGAGATTAAAAAAATAATTAAGCAGCTTTAA
- the hemB gene encoding porphobilinogen synthase — MSYPQKRNRRLRKSPAIRSMVQENRLHPSDFIAPIFIMEGKDKKEEIASMPGYFRYSLDELGGELKELQELGVQSVLLFAKVPDEKKDNKGTEALNEKGLMQESIRFIKKEFPDFYVMSDVALDPYSSYGHDGIVEDGQILNDASVEVLAQIALSHARAGVDMVAPSDMMDGRIGAIRNLLEKNAFHDTGILSYSAKYASAFYGPFRDALDSAPGFGDKKTYQMDAANAAEALEETRLDIEQGADIVMVKPALAYLDIIRDVKQQFNVPVACYNVSGEYAMIKAAAEKGWLKEEEVMMESLLAMKRAGADLIATYFVKDACRLLG, encoded by the coding sequence ATGTCATATCCCCAAAAAAGAAACCGCAGACTGAGAAAATCCCCAGCCATTAGAAGTATGGTGCAGGAAAACCGCTTGCATCCCTCGGATTTTATTGCGCCCATTTTTATAATGGAAGGCAAGGACAAAAAAGAGGAAATTGCTTCCATGCCGGGCTATTTTCGTTATAGCCTGGATGAATTGGGAGGAGAGCTGAAAGAACTGCAAGAATTGGGTGTTCAGAGTGTTTTGCTTTTTGCAAAAGTCCCCGATGAAAAGAAGGACAATAAGGGCACGGAAGCTCTGAATGAAAAAGGATTGATGCAAGAGAGCATTCGCTTTATCAAAAAGGAATTCCCCGATTTTTACGTAATGAGCGATGTGGCCTTGGATCCTTATTCCAGCTATGGGCACGATGGCATAGTGGAAGATGGGCAAATACTAAATGATGCCAGTGTAGAAGTGCTGGCACAAATAGCATTGAGTCATGCGCGAGCTGGCGTAGATATGGTGGCACCTTCCGATATGATGGATGGAAGAATAGGGGCAATTCGAAATTTGCTGGAGAAAAATGCTTTTCACGATACGGGAATTCTTTCCTACAGTGCCAAATATGCCTCGGCATTTTACGGGCCTTTCCGGGATGCACTGGATTCTGCTCCTGGCTTTGGCGATAAAAAGACCTATCAAATGGATGCAGCAAATGCTGCGGAAGCATTGGAAGAAACCCGTCTGGATATTGAACAAGGCGCGGATATTGTAATGGTGAAGCCCGCACTGGCCTATCTTGATATTATTCGTGATGTAAAGCAGCAATTTAATGTGCCGGTGGCTTGCTACAATGTAAGCGGAGAATACGCCATGATCAAAGCGGCAGCCGAAAAAGGATGGCTGAAAGAGGAGGAAGTAATGATGGAAAGCCTACTGGCCATGAAAAGGGCGGGAGCTGATTTAATTGCTACTTACTTTGTAAAGGATGCTTGTAGGTTGTTGGGGTAG
- a CDS encoding PKD domain-containing protein, whose amino-acid sequence MKTLQIITLLTFAFSIHSVAQNQVSEFSNGTQYGFIENKGQIMDQGNNSNPDVKYLFPGNGVQVHLRQQGFSYEVVKYEEKERRFSEATGWEDGLEGNLQGFENLEGLVEKQPKKYDIHTQRIDIELVGSNPKAQLVALNPAPDYINYYNSITLEDGATRVHHYDKVLYKDIYPNIDLEFSVAATDELTKGEFVKYNFIVHPGGDYKNIKLRYKGADGITLGNSNCDNKKGMDALALTTAHGKLQESIPYSYQLIDGIEQEVKVKYAQLDQNLFGFEPNAKLTPNTSLIIDPILKWGTYYGGSDEDIGSLVTTDANDNVYLAGYALSTSNIASGGHQNTYSGSSDAYLVKFNSNGVRQWATYYGGSEVEDGNSVATDVNGNVYLAGYTYSTSNIAFGGHQDTLGDYISPPKPDAFLVKFNGNGVRQWATYYGGTMSDRGESVATDANGNVYLAGYTNSASNIASSGHQDTIGGNFVGNSDAFLVKFNSNGVRQWATYYGGPDEDIGYSVATDANGNIYMAGETESYDSIAYNGHQNLFAGIGSPAAYSDAFLVKFNSNGVRLWATYYGENANEYASSVATDANGNVYIAGPAAPPINYSIAYGGHQYTHGGGSYDGFLVKFNSSGVRQWATYYGGSNLDFASSVATDTYGNIYLMGSSRSTSGIASIGYQNSFGGGNFDAFLVKFNSNGMRQWATYYGGSVEDRGNTVALDLDDNIYLAGYSLSTSNIAYGGHQDTFGGGTNDAFLVKFWGDKNCNATYTYTDSLNVYTFTNTSSGNNPLTYLWDFGDGTSDTVQNPIHSFAQSGIYNVCLIASDSQGCIDTLCTAITVASNHFCNASYTYTDSVNVYTFTNTSLGNNPLTYFWDFGDGTSDTVRNPTYSFAQPGTYNVCLSVADSLGCSDTLCTAITVAGIDSCSASFTYTVNNNNVTFNNTSTNYTSSFWTFGDNTTSTQQNPSHTYGQNGTYQACLTIIDTSGCTDNICHSILISTGTQLNYCLSGEISKGGANNPAYPASVYLIYNDTALGTLTQVQTTNTGSNGSYEFCNVPVGKYLVKAALDQGATDYNNYVPTYYGNSLFWSYAIPVLLTQNLQQIDTWLIGANNPGGPGFVGGFVSQGANKMQGPGDPVEDVPVLLLDMFDNPVQYTYSDADGKFTFSNVAYGTYKVYAEVLGKPTDPVIVTVSEENKTVEDLALIIESTQVISSVKSSGTNISSIKVYPNPVYDLVMIDLTLERFEKLHMTISDITGKTIIEDALEGNVGSQIIQFDLSQFPQGVYLMRITNGDDARSFKLEKF is encoded by the coding sequence ATGAAAACATTACAAATAATTACGCTTTTGACATTTGCTTTTTCTATCCATTCTGTAGCACAGAATCAGGTTTCTGAGTTTTCCAATGGAACGCAGTATGGATTTATTGAAAACAAAGGACAGATAATGGATCAGGGCAACAATTCCAATCCTGATGTAAAATATCTTTTCCCTGGAAATGGGGTGCAGGTACACCTCCGCCAGCAGGGGTTCAGCTATGAGGTGGTGAAGTATGAGGAAAAAGAAAGACGCTTTTCAGAAGCTACGGGCTGGGAAGATGGGCTGGAAGGAAACCTTCAAGGTTTCGAAAACCTTGAAGGTTTGGTAGAGAAACAGCCAAAGAAATACGATATCCATACCCAGCGAATTGATATAGAACTGGTAGGTAGCAACCCCAAGGCACAGCTTGTTGCCCTCAACCCCGCTCCCGACTATATCAACTACTACAACTCTATTACGCTTGAAGATGGGGCTACCCGTGTTCACCATTACGACAAAGTGCTTTACAAGGACATTTACCCAAATATTGACCTGGAATTCTCTGTGGCTGCCACAGATGAATTGACAAAAGGGGAGTTTGTGAAATACAATTTCATTGTGCACCCCGGAGGAGACTACAAAAATATAAAGCTAAGATATAAAGGTGCTGATGGGATTACGCTTGGTAATAGTAATTGTGATAACAAAAAGGGCATGGATGCTCTTGCCCTCACTACAGCTCATGGAAAACTACAAGAAAGCATTCCCTACAGTTACCAACTTATTGATGGTATTGAACAAGAAGTAAAAGTAAAATATGCACAGTTGGATCAAAATTTATTTGGCTTCGAACCAAACGCCAAGCTTACCCCAAACACATCACTTATTATTGACCCAATATTGAAATGGGGAACATATTATGGGGGAAGCGATGAGGATATAGGATCTTTAGTTACTACCGATGCGAATGACAATGTCTATTTGGCTGGTTATGCTTTATCCACTTCAAATATTGCTTCCGGTGGACATCAAAATACTTATTCAGGAAGCTCAGATGCATATCTCGTTAAATTCAACAGTAATGGAGTACGCCAATGGGCAACTTATTATGGAGGAAGTGAGGTAGAAGATGGCAATTCTGTTGCCACCGATGTGAATGGCAATGTCTATTTGGCGGGTTATACTTATTCAACTTCAAATATTGCATTCGGGGGGCATCAAGATACATTAGGGGATTACATCTCTCCCCCTAAACCTGATGCCTTTCTTGTGAAGTTCAACGGCAATGGAGTGCGTCAATGGGCAACTTATTATGGGGGGACTATGTCTGATAGGGGAGAGTCGGTTGCCACCGATGCGAACGGCAATGTTTATTTGGCGGGTTATACTAATTCCGCTTCAAATATTGCTTCCAGTGGGCATCAAGATACAATTGGGGGAAATTTTGTAGGAAACTCTGATGCCTTTCTTGTGAAATTCAACAGCAATGGAGTACGTCAATGGGCAACTTATTATGGCGGACCGGATGAAGATATAGGCTATTCCGTTGCAACTGATGCCAATGGCAATATTTATATGGCGGGTGAAACAGAATCCTACGACAGTATCGCATATAATGGCCACCAGAATCTATTTGCAGGAATAGGAAGTCCTGCTGCTTATAGCGATGCCTTTCTTGTAAAATTCAACAGCAACGGAGTTCGCCTGTGGGCTACATATTATGGCGAAAATGCTAATGAGTATGCCTCTTCGGTTGCCACTGATGCCAATGGTAATGTATACATAGCGGGACCCGCAGCCCCCCCCATTAATTATAGTATTGCCTATGGTGGGCATCAATATACTCATGGTGGAGGATCATATGATGGCTTTCTTGTAAAATTCAACAGCAGTGGAGTACGTCAATGGGCTACATATTATGGCGGTAGCAATTTAGATTTTGCCAGTTCAGTTGCTACCGACACTTATGGCAATATTTACCTAATGGGTAGCTCACGTTCTACTTCAGGTATCGCCTCAATTGGATACCAGAATTCATTTGGTGGAGGGAACTTTGATGCCTTTCTCGTAAAATTTAACAGCAATGGGATGCGCCAATGGGCTACCTATTATGGTGGTAGTGTTGAAGATAGGGGCAATACGGTTGCCCTTGATTTGGATGATAATATCTATTTGGCAGGTTATAGTTTATCCACTTCAAATATTGCTTACGGTGGTCATCAGGATACATTTGGTGGGGGTACCAATGATGCCTTTCTCGTAAAGTTTTGGGGAGACAAGAATTGCAATGCCACTTATACATACACCGACTCTTTAAATGTTTACACTTTTACAAACACTTCATCTGGCAACAACCCCCTTACTTACCTTTGGGATTTTGGAGATGGTACAAGTGATACAGTACAAAACCCAATTCATTCGTTTGCTCAATCTGGTATTTATAATGTGTGTCTTATTGCTTCGGATTCCCAGGGATGTATTGATACGCTATGTACTGCTATTACTGTAGCAAGTAACCATTTTTGCAATGCATCCTATACATATACTGACTCTGTGAATGTTTACACTTTTACAAACACATCATTGGGCAACAATCCCCTTACTTACTTTTGGGATTTTGGAGACGGCACAAGTGATACAGTACGAAACCCCACATATTCCTTTGCACAGCCCGGAACTTATAATGTTTGCCTTAGCGTTGCGGATTCCTTAGGATGTTCGGACACACTATGTACTGCTATTACAGTAGCAGGGATCGATTCCTGTAGTGCTTCTTTTACCTACACTGTCAACAACAATAATGTAACATTTAATAATACTTCCACCAATTACACCTCCTCTTTCTGGACTTTTGGAGATAACACTACATCCACCCAGCAAAATCCATCGCATACCTACGGTCAGAATGGTACTTATCAGGCATGTCTCACTATCATTGACACCAGCGGATGCACTGATAATATTTGTCATTCAATTCTGATAAGCACAGGTACTCAGTTAAATTATTGCTTGTCTGGAGAAATATCCAAAGGAGGAGCAAACAATCCTGCTTATCCAGCATCGGTATATCTTATTTATAATGACACAGCACTTGGAACGCTTACTCAAGTTCAAACAACTAATACCGGTTCTAACGGAAGCTACGAGTTTTGCAATGTGCCCGTGGGTAAATATTTGGTGAAAGCCGCTTTAGATCAGGGGGCAACCGATTACAACAATTATGTCCCTACCTATTATGGCAACTCATTATTCTGGAGTTATGCCATCCCGGTTTTATTGACCCAAAACCTTCAGCAAATTGATACCTGGCTGATTGGTGCAAATAATCCGGGCGGTCCGGGTTTCGTAGGCGGTTTTGTAAGTCAAGGCGCAAACAAGATGCAGGGACCGGGCGATCCAGTTGAAGATGTGCCTGTATTGCTTTTAGATATGTTTGATAACCCAGTACAATATACTTATTCTGATGCAGATGGAAAATTCACTTTTTCAAATGTAGCTTACGGGACATACAAAGTTTATGCTGAGGTATTAGGAAAACCCACTGATCCTGTCATCGTTACTGTCAGCGAAGAAAACAAGACTGTTGAGGATCTTGCCCTGATTATAGAGTCAACACAAGTAATCAGTAGTGTAAAATCATCTGGCACAAACATTAGCTCAATAAAGGTCTATCCAAATCCGGTTTATGATTTGGTTATGATAGATTTAACACTTGAAAGGTTTGAGAAATTGCATATGACAATCAGCGACATAACAGGAAAAACAATCATTGAGGATGCATTGGAAGGCAATGTCGGCTCTCAGATAATTCAATTCGATTTATCTCAATTTCCACAAGGAGTTTATTTGATGAGAATAACCAATGGAGATGATGCAAGGTCATTCAAGTTGGAGAAATTTTAA